DNA from Corynebacterium stationis:
GCCAAGTGGGACAAGGCAGCAGCGGAACTCAACACCGTGCTGGCTACCATCTCTAACACGGTCTCGCAGTCCAATGACCGCATGAGTGATGTCAACCGCCGTGCGGCAGCAAGCTGGGGATAACTGAATTCATTAATCATTCATTCAGTTTTGAACTAATGTCCCAGGCGGGATAATGCACCAGGGCGCTGTTCGAAGAAGTGAGCTTTTTGAAGGCTGGGGCTTGGCATCGAAAAGCAAGGCACTTTCAGCGTCTCTGGTGTGTTTTGGTTTTTGCGGGCGTGGACATTATGCTGTATACCCTGTGTGCTTTGTCGGCGGATGTCGGCGCACGGTCAGCAGGTCTCCACCGGCCGCTGCTTGACTGTGTATGAGCACGTAGCGCTGGCCGGCAGCCCCCAGAGACAACTCCAAGGAGTCATTTTGTCTACTTTCCACCCAAAGAGCGGTGACATTACCCGTAAGTGGTACGTCATCGACGCAACTGATGTGGTTCTGGGCAAGCTTGCTTCCACCGTGGCAGACATGCTGCGCGGCAAGCACAAGCCTCAGTACGCACCAAACGTTGACTGTGGTGACCACGTCATCATCATCAACGCTGAAAAGATTCACATTTCTTCCAACAAGCGCGACCGCGAAATGCGCTACCACCACTCCGGTTACCCGGGTGGTCTGCGCTCCATGACCCTGGGTCAGTCCCTGGACGCCAACCCAGCGCGCGTAATCGAAGAGGCTGTTACCGGCATGATGCCGCACAACAAGCTTTCCCGTTCCTCTGCAAAGAAGCTTCATGTCTTCAACGGTGCAGAGCACCCATACGCCGGCCAGAAGCCGGAGACCTTCGAGCTTAAGCAGGTGGCACAGTAATGGCTGATAACGAGAACTTCGAGAACAACGTAGCTGACGCTGCTGACATCGCTGCTGCGGCTGCTGCTACCGAAGAATTCACTAACACCATTGGTGATTCTATCGCTCCAGAGGCAACCGCTGAGACCGAAGCTGAGGCTCCAGTCTTGCACGAGGGCCCAATCCAGACCGTTGGTCGTCGTAAGCGCGCAGTTGCTCGCGTACGCATGATCCCTGGTTCCGGTGAAATCGTCGTTAATGGCCGTAGCCTGGACGACTACTTCCCGAACAAGCTGCACCAGCAGGACATCTTGCTGCCACTGACCTTGCTGGACCGTGAAGGCCAGTTCGACATGAAGGTTTCCGTCAACGGCGGTGGCCCAACCGGTCAGTCCGGCGCATTGCGTCTGGCTATTGCCCGTGCACTGAACGTTTACAACCCAGCTGACCGCACTGCCTTGAAGAAGGCTGGCCTGCTGACTCGTGACGCACGTGCAGTTGAGCGTAAGAAGGCTGGTCTGCACAAGGCACGTCGTGCTCCGCAGTACTCCAAGCGTTAATCTTTCGCTTTTTATTCAACTCACCCGTTGTTGTTTCCTTTCCGGAAGCAGCAACGGGTTTGTTGTTTTTGTGCCTGCATGTGGGGGCACGATAGAGCTTGTTGCCGCCCCAAATCAACAAATCAGACATACACCAGGCATAATCTATAATTATGACTCGACTTTTTGGTACTGATGGCGTTCGTGGCTTGGCTAATAAGAAACTCACCCCGATCCTGGCGTTGAAATTAGGACAAGCCGCAGCTGAGGTCCTAACCGCGGACCGGGAATCTTATGAGCTGCGCCCAACCGCAATCATTGGCCGTGACCCGCGCGTATCGGGAGAAATGCTCGACGCTGCCATTGCGGCTGGTCTAGCATCGCGCGGTGTGGATGTTGTCCGGGTCGGCGTGCTGCCAACCCCAGCGATTGCATTTCTCACCGATGACTACGGCGCAGATCTGGGCGTGATGATTTCCGCCTCGCACAACCCTATGCCAGATAATGGCATCAAGTTCTTTGCCGCTGGTGGTCGCAAACTTCCCGATTCGGTCGAAGACCAAATCCAGTCCACCATGGAGCAACTTAGCGATGATGGCCCAACGGGCACGAAGCTGGGCCGGATTATCTCTGAATCTCCTGATGCTCGTGACCGTTACCGCAAGCACCTGCGCGAAGCGGTACCGGTGGACTTGTCGGGTTTAAAAGTAGTCGTTGACGCGGCCAATGGCGCTGCCTCCCGCGTTGCTATTGAGGCCTACCGCGAAGCCGGTGCTGAGGTTGTACCTATTCACAACAAGCCCAATGCTTTCAACATCAATGAAGATTGCGGTTCCACCCACATTGATAAAACACAAGAAGCAGTGCTTGAGCACGGCGCACACTTGGGCCTAGCCCACGACGGTGATGCTGATCGCTGCCTGGCTGTCGATGCCGAAGGCAACGTAGTTGACGGTGATCAGATCATGGCAATTTTGGCAGTCGGTATGAAAGAAGAAAACAACCTGCGTTTCAACACGCTCGTTGCCACTGTCATGTCAAACTTAGGTCTTAAGCTCGCGATGAAAGAGCAAGGCATCGAGGTTCGCGAAACCAAGGTCGGTGACCGCTACGTGGTCGAAGAACTCATTCGCGGCGATTACTCCTTGGGTGGTGAACAGTCCGGCCACATCGTGCTGCCGGAGGATTGTCCTACGGGCGATGGCATCTTGTCTGGTCTTTCACTTATGGCTCGCATGGCGAAGACCGGCAAGAGCCTGAAAGAGCTGGCGTCGGTGATGACAGTTTTGCCGCAGACACTTATCAACGTGCCAGTGTCCAATAAGTCCAAGATTTTGGATTCTCCAGAAGTACTGACCGCCATTGCGGAGGCAGAAGAAGAACTCGGTGAATCTGGCCGCGTTCTGCTGCGCCCATCGGGTACGGAGGAGCTTTTCCGCGTCATGGTCGAAGCCGCAGAGGCTGAGCAGGCCCGCAAGGTTGCAGGCCGCCTAGCTGCGATTGTTGCAGCTGCCTAGAGTTTAGAGATCTAACTCCGTTTTCTTGCCCTTTCCCGGAACCTTCTGGTTGCGGTGGCAGTCCAATATGGATAACGCACGAAATTTGTGTATTTGCCACTTAAAACCATAAAGGGGGAGGGCTTTCGCGTGTCTGACATAGACTTCGACTACTCAGAAGCCGTTGGGAAATTGCAGGGGCTTATCGATGCCACGGCTTCGCGCCAAACAGCGCTTAACCGGCAGGTGCCGCATTTTCCGCAGGCTGCTGCCGGGCGTGATTTCACCGGCTATGCCCAAAGCATCCAGTCGATGCTCGCGCGAATTCATCAACGGCGAAATAATCAGCTGCACAATATCACTCGCTCTGCTATCGCTGCGATTGGTGAATATGACGTGGTGAAAGCAACCGATGATGATTCAGCTGCAGTATTTAGTCGATTCAACATTGAGGGTGACCAATGAGTGCTGTGTCATCTGTGTCATCTATGTCTTCCATGTCCTCAATGGCAGCGGGAAAGCTCGCCGATTACCATGCGGCGGTCGCGCAATTTCAGGCAGCTTCTTTAGGTGCTTACCCAGGGCCATCGACGCCCTTTGATTTTCTCCAGCAAAAAATAGGCGCCGTTGATGGACTCAACCCGCAGGAATTAATTACTGGCACTAAAGCAGCTGTAGGGCCGGTGACCGCAGATGCACGCGGTGGTAAAACCACGACGGGCGGGCGAGGAATCGGGGGATTTTTCCTGGAGATGGCCACGGGTGTGCTGGGTTCTTTTGGTGGCGGGGCACTGTTGGGTTTCTTCGACAAGCTTGCGACCGATGATGAGGAAGATGACCAGCAATGCCGGAACTTGGTGAAAGACTCTGAGCAGTGTGCGGAGACTATCGAAGATATTTGCACGACTTCAGATACCGCAATGTCGGAGATACTCGAGCCGGCTACGCATCTAATTTCAATTCTCACTCAGTTTATTCGGCGAACCCCCATGGGAGCTCTTGCTTCTGCGGCGGTATCGGTGGCGGGCAACCTGATTGAAGATACCAATGAACAGATCATTGGCACCTGCCAAGACCGCGATGACAGCGTGGAGAAATGCTACGAAGAATTCCTCCGTCGCTGTGACGGCATTAGTGAACGCCCATTACCGTGCGAGCCACCTGAGACCACAGAGTGTCCACTGCCAGTCCAACCGGCTGGGGAGCACACCTGCGAACCGCCACCCAAAGAAGTCGAGCCGTGTCCAGAAGAACCGGCTCCGAAAGATACGAAGCCTGTAGGAACAAAGCCTGTAGACACTAAGCCCGTGGAGACCGCACCTGGTGAAACTAAACCAATTGAGACCAAACCTGTGGAATCCAAGCCTGCACCGGAGACACCCAAACCACAGCCAGAGACTCCGCCGAGCAAAACTCCAAACGCCCCGGAGAGTAAAGACTGCGATAAGCCGAAGCAAAAGCCCGAACCCAAGCCTGAACCTAAGCCCAAGCCCAAGGCGTGCCCACCGCCGGAACCTGAGTGCGTTGAGGAACCAACTAAGCCTGCGCAGCCTTCCACACCGCCAGAGCCAACGGTGCCGGCAGAACCACCGGCGCCCGAAGAGCCCTGTGTACCTGAAGACTCGTGTGAGCCGTCTACGAGCTGCTGCGGAATTTTAGGCTTGCTCGGCGTTGGCGTCGCCATTGTCGGCCTAGGAGCATTGATGTGGGGGATTGCTGAGTGCCTAGAGAACATTGGTGACACACCCGAGCCAGAACCCGCACCAGAGCCGGAACCAAAGCCAGAACCGGAACCAAAGCCAGAACCGGAACCAAAGCCTAAACCTCAGCCGGACGATTTATCGAAGGTGCCCGAACCAACGCCTCCTCCGAAGAAGCTTTCTGCGGTTTCCGGGGCGGCGGATGTTCACGTAGATAATGTGCCGAGTGCACAGGCAAATGCGCAACCTGCACCACAGCCAACACCTCAACAAACCCAAGAACCTCAAGCAAGCTCCGCAGGAAGCGCAGCTGCACAGTCAACCCCTAGTTCACCGGCACGGAAGGCAGGCGCGTGGTAATGGATTTCGAAGATTTTGCTCTACAGTTTCGCAAGCGTGCAGCAGCCCGCCTGACAGAGTTTGAAGCAACGCTAGAAAAAGCCCAAAAGGATTTAGAAAAGTCTGCTGAACGAGAAGCAGCACGCGCACGCGAGGCTGCGCAGAAGAAAGCAGCAGTGGCTGAAGCCGGTGGTAGTTCGCACATGCAGAATCGTCCGTTGGACTACCGGACACCAGCAGTACCGCAAGGCACACCGCCGCAGAAACATCCATATAAGCCGGGACACATACCAGCAAATGGGGAAGCGATAGCTTCAGAAAAGCAGCAAGCCCCGGCGCCGCCGAAGGCGCCAGGGCAAGATAAACCAGGACGGGTTAAGACCGGGCAGGTGAAGTCAGTACTGCGAAGAGGCTAAAGAAGTAGGCTTCTAGTCCTTGTTGACCGGAGCTAGCGCGCCGGCAGATGGTTCGCCGGCGCGGTTGGCAAGGTCGTCGTCAAAGAAGCTTTCGACGCCTTTGGCTGTGGCCTCAGGGTCTGAGAAATCAGAATAAGTCTTGTCGCCTTCGAGCTGGTGCAGCAAGAAGCCGACCATGAGACCGCGAGCTACCTCAGCCTGTGATGCTTGGAAAGCGCCAGAGCCCAGTGCGAGTTTGAAGAAGAAGTCTTCCGAAAAACCTTGCTGGGTGCCCTTTTCTACCTCGCGGTAGGCAACGTCGCCGCCCCAGTTATAAGCCAGCTTGGCTGGGTTACCGGCGTTGAAGATATCGGAACGGCCCGAACCGATGACCAAGCCAGGGATTTTCAGGCTGCGCGCTGCGGCATCTGCGGAAGGCGCGGACTGCGCAGGATAAAATGCGCCGACGGCCTTAACCTTGTCATTATCAACCGCAGCGAGCACTGCAGCAGCGCCACCCATGCCGTGGCCAATAAGTCCTAGCTTGTGTGGGGAGACGGTGATATTGCCGTTGCCGAGCCTTACGCCAGCGGCAACCTGCAGGCTAGATTCCAAGTCAGCAGCTAGGTTGCGGTGGTTAGGAATTAATCCGGTTTCAGTATCCGGGGCGACTACAACAATGCCCCAGCTTGCTAAATGCCGCAGGGTTGCGTGGTAATCCTTGACGTGTTTGCGCCAGTCATGGCCAAAAGCTACGGCCGCGAGGCCTTTGCCTTCCGCCGGGGTGTAGACCTTGCCAGGCAGGCCGGCGTAGTCAAGATCGCCGACGAGCACGCGGTGGCCTCCACGCTTGGACAACGTTGCCAGGTGTTTCTTCAAATTCGCAGACACACTACCCAGGATAGAACAAACTACTAACGCGTGATGCATAAACATCCCAGCCCCGGGTGAAATTTTGCCCACACCACGGATTTCTGACCGCCGGTTTTTCCTGGTATCGCCGAATTTGTAGAAACCGTGCCGATTCTCGTGGTGAAAGGATGAGAAAACCTGTTGTAAAGTTTGTGGTTATGTGTGGAATCGTAGGATATGTCGGTCGCTTTTCCGAGAACCGAGAGTACTTTGCCGAGGACGTTGTCCTTGAAGGTCTTCGTCGGCTGGAATACCGCGGGTATGACTCAGCAGGACTTGCTGTGTACTTTGATGGTCAGCTCCAGTGGCGTAAGAAAGCAGGCAAGGTAGCGGCGTTGGAGGCAGAAATTGCTGCGCGCCCGCTACCGAACTCGGTGCTGGGCATTGGCCACACCCGCTGGGCTACTCACGGTGGCCCAAGCGATATCAACTCGCACCCGCACGTTGTTGCCGGCGGCAAACTCGCCGTCGTACACAACGGCATCATTGAAAATTTCGCTGAGCTGAAAACCAGCATGCAGGACAAGGGCTACCACTTTGTCTCCGATACGGACACTGAAGTTGCAGCCGCGGTTTTGGCGGACTTGTTTGAGCAAACCGGCGAGCTAACCCTTGCTATGCGTAAGGCTTGCCAGC
Protein-coding regions in this window:
- the rplM gene encoding 50S ribosomal protein L13 encodes the protein MSTFHPKSGDITRKWYVIDATDVVLGKLASTVADMLRGKHKPQYAPNVDCGDHVIIINAEKIHISSNKRDREMRYHHSGYPGGLRSMTLGQSLDANPARVIEEAVTGMMPHNKLSRSSAKKLHVFNGAEHPYAGQKPETFELKQVAQ
- the rpsI gene encoding 30S ribosomal protein S9; this encodes MADNENFENNVADAADIAAAAAATEEFTNTIGDSIAPEATAETEAEAPVLHEGPIQTVGRRKRAVARVRMIPGSGEIVVNGRSLDDYFPNKLHQQDILLPLTLLDREGQFDMKVSVNGGGPTGQSGALRLAIARALNVYNPADRTALKKAGLLTRDARAVERKKAGLHKARRAPQYSKR
- the glmM gene encoding phosphoglucosamine mutase, translating into MTRLFGTDGVRGLANKKLTPILALKLGQAAAEVLTADRESYELRPTAIIGRDPRVSGEMLDAAIAAGLASRGVDVVRVGVLPTPAIAFLTDDYGADLGVMISASHNPMPDNGIKFFAAGGRKLPDSVEDQIQSTMEQLSDDGPTGTKLGRIISESPDARDRYRKHLREAVPVDLSGLKVVVDAANGAASRVAIEAYREAGAEVVPIHNKPNAFNINEDCGSTHIDKTQEAVLEHGAHLGLAHDGDADRCLAVDAEGNVVDGDQIMAILAVGMKEENNLRFNTLVATVMSNLGLKLAMKEQGIEVRETKVGDRYVVEELIRGDYSLGGEQSGHIVLPEDCPTGDGILSGLSLMARMAKTGKSLKELASVMTVLPQTLINVPVSNKSKILDSPEVLTAIAEAEEELGESGRVLLRPSGTEELFRVMVEAAEAEQARKVAGRLAAIVAAA
- a CDS encoding dienelactone hydrolase family protein; this encodes MSANLKKHLATLSKRGGHRVLVGDLDYAGLPGKVYTPAEGKGLAAVAFGHDWRKHVKDYHATLRHLASWGIVVVAPDTETGLIPNHRNLAADLESSLQVAAGVRLGNGNITVSPHKLGLIGHGMGGAAAVLAAVDNDKVKAVGAFYPAQSAPSADAAARSLKIPGLVIGSGRSDIFNAGNPAKLAYNWGGDVAYREVEKGTQQGFSEDFFFKLALGSGAFQASQAEVARGLMVGFLLHQLEGDKTYSDFSDPEATAKGVESFFDDDLANRAGEPSAGALAPVNKD